A genomic stretch from Doryrhamphus excisus isolate RoL2022-K1 chromosome 23, RoL_Dexc_1.0, whole genome shotgun sequence includes:
- the zgc:66433 gene encoding capping protein-inhibiting regulator of actin dynamics isoform X5, whose amino-acid sequence MDLLRNTNQLTEKVTQYQTNKMKRRMSPWGAGFGSGRSSEAAPMASGPADVTANQESAEAGEECSGKKKSKFQTFKNFFARKKKKDSYSSRDHADLKGSQSSDDISKTSDNGALCRSEKEKGSGSKISLGSKALSHDSVFVSDSSEANEVLGASQDSIHGKVKSLQLQLKQAIRLGSPPSLMCVKRMEDGGTMSEDDGLPCSPPEYTSPHTAVVQRNSSVSLEGTDSDEDQISRAGSPLVAVPGDFSQPASPFGCLDNSAAKHKLGLRRKAWNRRRPANRLEMKAEEHHGINGSLNIPLTEPLEVQEDEKMRDSSAEELDRKLENLEEQCLLGDQQESTEGEDELEAEEDMSHGQETCQSEEEAPPSPQRSTRTSSLDGPRVSPEPPAGQRNLLVHPLVACGAQENMDGLEEAVEEDGSFLQEVLSSLPSCSSCVDSDDVVLEMKEEDKEPREEEEEEKEVKEEPDFHQDAPSDALLVGQTTEEEVEEAPQSAPLRLYADEEEESQANEEEEEEEELVVERFFPTCLEDKGDEVPPQDETPEEEQDWFRRRSDQQEEQEAIRGDEEVQEEETAEMVEKEEGQELSEEEEVEEKQQIAEGMTPDAAGGDVCNVLPLPKEVEGADAIYDTQITHDKDGTPPESRGQKADTGHDDQATDHEHPDYERDDRKDEGTEDEDLNVHLEREDDLEAKQDVDEDLEEEETEEEEQSRSPLPSFESSRENDTPTEAVPPSETITPTETITPTETITPTETISPNETISPNETISPNETISPNETISPRDTILPNDTITSMETTTIHRNPVSPNSETGATLALQLSPTDEEPSPSPSHGRTTEQVEEATDKVAEAVAAEEQVEQVSDASPPSPEEAGGEDVSSGGSHQSKVHFTVPPAWQRSLSGGDTPFSYQPGDTGLGDEGSEGSIKKDLHEDPKVSVEPLSTVSQVPVKAQTTAVGAKEGDHVGVEGRYHTPFGVRLRKTAVLHGFNSHLENTQAPAQPAMSKVDPSASFKASISPPTSNKPALPKKPDVHGDIGVKPKRVTEPSAFRGVSPGSEGPSWISVAKQKQKTYKENPLDETTVKKEEQDKKSPLPTYVSSAAKKEISNKTPEFTGKVTLSETSKLSSSTEKETKKPLPPPTPVPPQPPKCQPPARPVTPKAVAPLVTPKPAAPPASSHPSPSSSTPTSANPPAPSTSTPPPKPTLASPSFSSRIHPPLPGPRAPTLSGPSPGSQRGLPPPSLPQDEPPWMALAKKKAKAWSEMPQIVQCQRSGT is encoded by the exons ATGGACCTGCTGAGGAACACCAATCAACTGACAGAGAAAGTGACACAATACCAGACAAACAAG ATGAAGCGGAGGATGTCGCCTTGGGGAGCCGGCTTTGGAAGTGGGCGGAG CAGCGAGGCCGCCCCCATGGCATCAGGACCTGCGGATGTGACGGCCAACCAGGAGTCTGCTGAGGCTGGGGAGGAGTGCTCAG GAAAGAAGAAGTCCAAGTTCCAGACATTTAAAAACTTCTTTgccaggaagaagaaaaaggactCGTACTCATCGAGGGATCATGCGGATCTTAAAGGCAGCCAGTCAAGCGACGACATCAGTAAAACATCTGATAACGGTGCACTCTGTCGCTCAGAGAAGGAGAAAGGCTCTGG GTCAAAGATCAGCCTGGGCAGCAAGGCCTTGTCACATGACTCCGTCTTCGTCTCGGATTCGTCGGAAGCCAACGAGGTTCTGGGGGCATCTCAGGACAGCATTCATGGAAAAGTGAAATCTCTTCAg CTCCAGCTGAAGCAGGCCATCCGTCTGGGCTCCCCTCCATCTCTGATGTGTGTCAAGAGGATGGAAGATGGCGGAACCATGTCAGAAGATGATGGGCTCCCCTGCAGCCCCCCCGAGTACACTTCACCTCACACAGCCGTG GTTCAGAGGAACAGCTCCGTCAGCCTGGAAGGGACCGACAGTGATGAAGACCAG ATCTCCAGAGCAGGGAGCCCCCTTGTGGCGGTTCCTGGGGATTTCAGTCAACCTGCCAGCCCCTTTGGCTGCCTGGACAACTCGGCTGCCAAACACAAGCTGGGCCTAAGACGGAAGGCCTGGAACAGGAGGAGACCTGCCAAC AGGCTTGAGATGAAAGCAGAGGAACATCATGGCATCAATGGATCGTTGAACATTCCCTTAACAGAACCTCTGGAGGTCCAAGAGGATGAGAAGATGAGAG ATTCCAGTGCGGAGGAGCTAGACCGGAAGCTGGAGAATCTGGAAGAGCAATGCTTGTTGGGAGATCAGCAGGAGAGCACGGAAGGAGAGGATGAGTTGGAAGCAGAAGAGGATATGTCACATGGTCAGGAAACCTGTCAATCAGAGGAGGAAGCTCCACCCTCCCCACAGCGCAGCACCAGAACCTCCTCTCTGGACGGTCCCAG GGTCTCACCAGAGCCCCCTGCTGGCCAGAGAAACCTCCTGGTCCATCCGCTGGTTGCATGTGGAGCCCAGGAAAACATGGATGGGCTCGAGGAGGCTGTGGAGGAAGACGGCTCCTTCTTACAGGAAGTGCTGAGCTCCTTACCTTCATGTTCCTCATGTGTGGACTCCGATGATGTTGTCCtggagatgaaggaggaggacaaggagccgagagaggaggaggaggaggagaaagaggtgAAGGAGGAGCCTGACTTTCATCAGGATGCTCCATCTGATGCCTTGCTTGTGGGCCAAACCACCGAGGAAGAGGTGGAGGAAGCTCCCCAGAGTGCTCCTTTACGTCTGTATGCAGATGAAGAAGAGGAAAGCCAAGcgaatgaagaggaggaggaagaagaagagctgGTTGTGGAGAGATTCTTTCCAACTTGT CTGGAGgacaaaggagatgaggtgcCACCACAGGATGAGACACCTGAAGAAGAACAAGACTGGTTCCGAAGGAGATCTGACCAACAGGAAGAGCAGGAAGCGATTAGAGGTGATGAAGAAGTGCAGGAAGAGGAGACAGCAGAGATGGTGGAAAAGGAAGAAGGTCAGGAGTtgagtgaggaagaggaggtggaggagaaaCAACAGATAGCGGAGGGGATGACTCCCGATGCAGCAGGCGGAGATGTTTGCAATGTTCTCCCACTGCCAAAGGAAGTAGAAGGTGCAGATGCCATCTACGATACACAAATCACACACGATAAAGATGGAACTCCTCCAGAGTCACGTGGTCAGAAAGCCGACACCGGACACGACGACCAAGCGACTGATCATGAACATCCTGACTATGAAAGGGACGATAGAAAAGACGAAGGAACAGAGGATGAAGACTTAAACGTACATTTGGAAAGAGAGGATGACTTGGAGGCAAAACAAGACGTGGATGAAGatctggaggaggaagaaacggaggaggaggaacaaTCCAGATCACCCTTGCCTTCTTTTGAGTCTTCACGGGAAAATGACACTCCCACTGAGGCTGTCCCTCCAAGTGAGACCATCACGCCCACTGAGACCATCACGCCCACTGAGACCATCACGCCCACTGAGACCATCAGTCCTAATGAGACCATCAGTCCTAATGAGACCATCAGTCCTAATGAGACCATCAGTCCTAATGAGACCATCAGTCCTAGAGATACCATCCTTCCAAATGATACCATCACCTCCATGGAGACCACCACTATCCACAGGAACCCTGTTTCTCCAAACTCAGAGACAGGAGCCACCCTGGCCCTTCAGTTGTCCCCAACTGATGAAgaaccatcaccatcaccatctcATGGTAGAACAACAGAACAAGTTGAAGAAGCAACTGACAAGGTGGCAGAAGCAGTCGCTGCTGAAGAGCAGGTGGAACAGGTATCTGATGCCAGCCCTCCCTCACCCGAGGAAGCAGGAGGGGAGGATGTGTCCTCAGGTGGTTCCCATCAGAGCAAAGTCCACTTCACCGTCCCACCTGCCTGGCAGAGGTCTCTCTCTGGGGGAGACACCCCCTTCTCTTACCAACCTGGCGACacaggccttggagatgaaggTAGTGAGGGGAGCATCAAGAAGGACCTCCATGAAGATCCAAAAGTGTCTGTGGAACCTCTGAGTACCGTGTCCCAGGTCCCAGTCAAAGCTCAGACCACTGCTGTTGGAGCCAAAGAAG GGGATCATGTGGGGGTGGAGGGAAGATACCACACCCCCTTTGGGGTTCGACTCAGGAAGACCGCAGTCCTGCACGGGTTCAACTCCCACCTGGAAAACACACAG GCTCCAGCTCAGCCTGCCATGTCTAAAGTTGACCCCAGCGCCAGTTTCAAAGCCTCCATCAGTCCGCCAACCAGCAACAAACCCGCCCTGCCCAAGAAACCCGATGTTCACGGAGACATTGGAGTGAAACCCAAACGTGTCACGG AGCCGTCTGCATTCCGTGGTGTTTCTCCTGGATCTGAGGGTCCCAGTTGGATCTCTGTGGCCAAACAGAAACAGAAGACCTACAAAGAAAACCCGCTGGATGAAACGACGGTCAAAAAG GAGGAACAAGACAAGAAGTCTCCGCTGCCAACGTACGTCAGCTCTGCTGCAAAGAAGGAAATCAGCAACAAAACCCCCGAATTCACCGGAAAAG TGACTTTGTCAGAAACCAGTAAGCTGTCATCATCCACGGAAAAGGAGACCAAGAAGCCTCTGCCACCCCCCACTCCGGTGCCACCTCAGCCTCCTAAATGTCAACCGCCGGCCCGCCCTGTGACCCCTAAAGCAGTGGCTCCGCTGGTCACCCCCAAACCTGCAGCGCCGCCCGCATCCTCCCATCCATCCCCGTCCTCTTCGACTCCCACCAGCGCCAACCCACCCGCTCCCTCCAcaagcacccccccacccaagcCAACACTCGCATCGCCTTCTTTTTCATCAAGaatccacccccccctcccgggGCCAAGAGCTCCAACGCTTTCCGGTCCATCTCCGGGATCCCAGCGTGGTCTTCCACCTCCGTCTTTGCCCCAGGATGAGCCGCCTTGGATGGCTCTGGCCAAGAAGAAGGCCAAAGCTTGGAGCGAGATGCCGCAGATAGTTCAGTGCCAAAGGTCCGGTACTTGA
- the zgc:66433 gene encoding proteoglycan 4 isoform X2 → MDLLRNTNQLTEKVTQYQTNKMKRRMSPWGAGFGSGRSEAAPMASGPADVTANQESAEAGEECSGKKKSKFQTFKNFFARKKKKDSYSSRDHADLKGSQSSDDISKTSDNGALCRSEKEKGSGSKISLGSKALSHDSVFVSDSSEANEVLGASQDSIHGKVKSLQLQLKQAIRLGSPPSLMCVKRMEDGGTMSEDDGLPCSPPEYTSPHTAVVQRNSSVSLEGTDSDEDQISRAGSPLVAVPGDFSQPASPFGCLDNSAAKHKLGLRRKAWNRRRPANRLEMKAEEHHGINGSLNIPLTEPLEVQEDEKMRDSSAEELDRKLENLEEQCLLGDQQESTEGEDELEAEEDMSHGQETCQSEEEAPPSPQRSTRTSSLDGPRVSPEPPAGQRNLLVHPLVACGAQENMDGLEEAVEEDGSFLQEVLSSLPSCSSCVDSDDVVLEMKEEDKEPREEEEEEKEVKEEPDFHQDAPSDALLVGQTTEEEVEEAPQSAPLRLYADEEEESQANEEEEEEEELVVERFFPTCLEDKGDEVPPQDETPEEEQDWFRRRSDQQEEQEAIRGDEEVQEEETAEMVEKEEGQELSEEEEVEEKQQIAEGMTPDAAGGDVCNVLPLPKEVEGADAIYDTQITHDKDGTPPESRGQKADTGHDDQATDHEHPDYERDDRKDEGTEDEDLNVHLEREDDLEAKQDVDEDLEEEETEEEEQSRSPLPSFESSRENDTPTEAVPPSETITPTETITPTETITPTETISPNETISPNETISPNETISPNETISPRDTILPNDTITSMETTTIHRNPVSPNSETGATLALQLSPTDEEPSPSPSHGRTTEQVEEATDKVAEAVAAEEQVEQVSDASPPSPEEAGGEDVSSGGSHQSKVHFTVPPAWQRSLSGGDTPFSYQPGDTGLGDEGSEGSIKKDLHEDPKVSVEPLSTVSQVPVKAQTTAVGAKEGEEPRWSMSRSTPGVHHEGDHVGVEGRYHTPFGVRLRKTAVLHGFNSHLENTQAPAQPAMSKVDPSASFKASISPPTSNKPALPKKPDVHGDIGVKPKRVTEPSAFRGVSPGSEGPSWISVAKQKQKTYKENPLDETTVKKEEQDKKSPLPTYVSSAAKKEISNKTPEFTGKVTLSETSKLSSSTEKETKKPLPPPTPVPPQPPKCQPPARPVTPKAVAPLVTPKPAAPPASSHPSPSSSTPTSANPPAPSTSTPPPKPTLASPSFSSRIHPPLPGPRAPTLSGPSPGSQRGLPPPSLPQDEPPWMALAKKKAKAWSEMPQIVQCQRSGT, encoded by the exons ATGGACCTGCTGAGGAACACCAATCAACTGACAGAGAAAGTGACACAATACCAGACAAACAAG ATGAAGCGGAGGATGTCGCCTTGGGGAGCCGGCTTTGGAAGTGGGCGGAG CGAGGCCGCCCCCATGGCATCAGGACCTGCGGATGTGACGGCCAACCAGGAGTCTGCTGAGGCTGGGGAGGAGTGCTCAG GAAAGAAGAAGTCCAAGTTCCAGACATTTAAAAACTTCTTTgccaggaagaagaaaaaggactCGTACTCATCGAGGGATCATGCGGATCTTAAAGGCAGCCAGTCAAGCGACGACATCAGTAAAACATCTGATAACGGTGCACTCTGTCGCTCAGAGAAGGAGAAAGGCTCTGG GTCAAAGATCAGCCTGGGCAGCAAGGCCTTGTCACATGACTCCGTCTTCGTCTCGGATTCGTCGGAAGCCAACGAGGTTCTGGGGGCATCTCAGGACAGCATTCATGGAAAAGTGAAATCTCTTCAg CTCCAGCTGAAGCAGGCCATCCGTCTGGGCTCCCCTCCATCTCTGATGTGTGTCAAGAGGATGGAAGATGGCGGAACCATGTCAGAAGATGATGGGCTCCCCTGCAGCCCCCCCGAGTACACTTCACCTCACACAGCCGTG GTTCAGAGGAACAGCTCCGTCAGCCTGGAAGGGACCGACAGTGATGAAGACCAG ATCTCCAGAGCAGGGAGCCCCCTTGTGGCGGTTCCTGGGGATTTCAGTCAACCTGCCAGCCCCTTTGGCTGCCTGGACAACTCGGCTGCCAAACACAAGCTGGGCCTAAGACGGAAGGCCTGGAACAGGAGGAGACCTGCCAAC AGGCTTGAGATGAAAGCAGAGGAACATCATGGCATCAATGGATCGTTGAACATTCCCTTAACAGAACCTCTGGAGGTCCAAGAGGATGAGAAGATGAGAG ATTCCAGTGCGGAGGAGCTAGACCGGAAGCTGGAGAATCTGGAAGAGCAATGCTTGTTGGGAGATCAGCAGGAGAGCACGGAAGGAGAGGATGAGTTGGAAGCAGAAGAGGATATGTCACATGGTCAGGAAACCTGTCAATCAGAGGAGGAAGCTCCACCCTCCCCACAGCGCAGCACCAGAACCTCCTCTCTGGACGGTCCCAG GGTCTCACCAGAGCCCCCTGCTGGCCAGAGAAACCTCCTGGTCCATCCGCTGGTTGCATGTGGAGCCCAGGAAAACATGGATGGGCTCGAGGAGGCTGTGGAGGAAGACGGCTCCTTCTTACAGGAAGTGCTGAGCTCCTTACCTTCATGTTCCTCATGTGTGGACTCCGATGATGTTGTCCtggagatgaaggaggaggacaaggagccgagagaggaggaggaggaggagaaagaggtgAAGGAGGAGCCTGACTTTCATCAGGATGCTCCATCTGATGCCTTGCTTGTGGGCCAAACCACCGAGGAAGAGGTGGAGGAAGCTCCCCAGAGTGCTCCTTTACGTCTGTATGCAGATGAAGAAGAGGAAAGCCAAGcgaatgaagaggaggaggaagaagaagagctgGTTGTGGAGAGATTCTTTCCAACTTGT CTGGAGgacaaaggagatgaggtgcCACCACAGGATGAGACACCTGAAGAAGAACAAGACTGGTTCCGAAGGAGATCTGACCAACAGGAAGAGCAGGAAGCGATTAGAGGTGATGAAGAAGTGCAGGAAGAGGAGACAGCAGAGATGGTGGAAAAGGAAGAAGGTCAGGAGTtgagtgaggaagaggaggtggaggagaaaCAACAGATAGCGGAGGGGATGACTCCCGATGCAGCAGGCGGAGATGTTTGCAATGTTCTCCCACTGCCAAAGGAAGTAGAAGGTGCAGATGCCATCTACGATACACAAATCACACACGATAAAGATGGAACTCCTCCAGAGTCACGTGGTCAGAAAGCCGACACCGGACACGACGACCAAGCGACTGATCATGAACATCCTGACTATGAAAGGGACGATAGAAAAGACGAAGGAACAGAGGATGAAGACTTAAACGTACATTTGGAAAGAGAGGATGACTTGGAGGCAAAACAAGACGTGGATGAAGatctggaggaggaagaaacggaggaggaggaacaaTCCAGATCACCCTTGCCTTCTTTTGAGTCTTCACGGGAAAATGACACTCCCACTGAGGCTGTCCCTCCAAGTGAGACCATCACGCCCACTGAGACCATCACGCCCACTGAGACCATCACGCCCACTGAGACCATCAGTCCTAATGAGACCATCAGTCCTAATGAGACCATCAGTCCTAATGAGACCATCAGTCCTAATGAGACCATCAGTCCTAGAGATACCATCCTTCCAAATGATACCATCACCTCCATGGAGACCACCACTATCCACAGGAACCCTGTTTCTCCAAACTCAGAGACAGGAGCCACCCTGGCCCTTCAGTTGTCCCCAACTGATGAAgaaccatcaccatcaccatctcATGGTAGAACAACAGAACAAGTTGAAGAAGCAACTGACAAGGTGGCAGAAGCAGTCGCTGCTGAAGAGCAGGTGGAACAGGTATCTGATGCCAGCCCTCCCTCACCCGAGGAAGCAGGAGGGGAGGATGTGTCCTCAGGTGGTTCCCATCAGAGCAAAGTCCACTTCACCGTCCCACCTGCCTGGCAGAGGTCTCTCTCTGGGGGAGACACCCCCTTCTCTTACCAACCTGGCGACacaggccttggagatgaaggTAGTGAGGGGAGCATCAAGAAGGACCTCCATGAAGATCCAAAAGTGTCTGTGGAACCTCTGAGTACCGTGTCCCAGGTCCCAGTCAAAGCTCAGACCACTGCTGTTGGAGCCAAAGAAGGTGAGGAACCAAGATGGAGCATGAGCAGATCTACACCTGGTGTGCACCATGAAG GGGATCATGTGGGGGTGGAGGGAAGATACCACACCCCCTTTGGGGTTCGACTCAGGAAGACCGCAGTCCTGCACGGGTTCAACTCCCACCTGGAAAACACACAG GCTCCAGCTCAGCCTGCCATGTCTAAAGTTGACCCCAGCGCCAGTTTCAAAGCCTCCATCAGTCCGCCAACCAGCAACAAACCCGCCCTGCCCAAGAAACCCGATGTTCACGGAGACATTGGAGTGAAACCCAAACGTGTCACGG AGCCGTCTGCATTCCGTGGTGTTTCTCCTGGATCTGAGGGTCCCAGTTGGATCTCTGTGGCCAAACAGAAACAGAAGACCTACAAAGAAAACCCGCTGGATGAAACGACGGTCAAAAAG GAGGAACAAGACAAGAAGTCTCCGCTGCCAACGTACGTCAGCTCTGCTGCAAAGAAGGAAATCAGCAACAAAACCCCCGAATTCACCGGAAAAG TGACTTTGTCAGAAACCAGTAAGCTGTCATCATCCACGGAAAAGGAGACCAAGAAGCCTCTGCCACCCCCCACTCCGGTGCCACCTCAGCCTCCTAAATGTCAACCGCCGGCCCGCCCTGTGACCCCTAAAGCAGTGGCTCCGCTGGTCACCCCCAAACCTGCAGCGCCGCCCGCATCCTCCCATCCATCCCCGTCCTCTTCGACTCCCACCAGCGCCAACCCACCCGCTCCCTCCAcaagcacccccccacccaagcCAACACTCGCATCGCCTTCTTTTTCATCAAGaatccacccccccctcccgggGCCAAGAGCTCCAACGCTTTCCGGTCCATCTCCGGGATCCCAGCGTGGTCTTCCACCTCCGTCTTTGCCCCAGGATGAGCCGCCTTGGATGGCTCTGGCCAAGAAGAAGGCCAAAGCTTGGAGCGAGATGCCGCAGATAGTTCAGTGCCAAAGGTCCGGTACTTGA